In one Grus americana isolate bGruAme1 chromosome 1, bGruAme1.mat, whole genome shotgun sequence genomic region, the following are encoded:
- the AGPAT3 gene encoding 1-acyl-sn-glycerol-3-phosphate acyltransferase gamma isoform X1, translating to MGFIAFLKTQFIVHLLIGFVFVVSGLIINFIQLCTLVLWPINKQFYRRVNCRLAYSLWSQLVMLLEWWSGTECTLFSDEATVNTFGKEHVIIILNHNFEIDFLCGWTMTERFGVLGSSKVLAKRELLYVPLIGWTWYFLEIVFCKRKWEEDRDTVIEGLKRLADYPEYMWFLLYCEGTRFTETKHRISMEVAESKGLPKLKYHLLPRTKGFTTAVQCLRGTVSAVYDVTLNFRGNKNPSLLGILYGKKYEADMCVRRFPLEDIPQDEKEAANWLHKLYQEKDALQEMYNQEGIFPGQQFKPPRRPWTLLNFLFWATVLLSPLFTFGFGVFASGSPLLILAFLGLVGAASFGVRRLIGVTEIEKGSSYGNQEFKKKE from the exons ATGGGCttcattgcttttctgaagACCCAGTTCATAGTTCACCTCCTCATTGGGTTCGTCTTTGTTGTGAGCGGACTGATCATTAACTTCATTCAACTATGCACGCTAGTCCTCTGGCCCATAAACAAGCAGTTTTATCGCCGAGTAAACTGTCGCCTTGCCTATTCGCTTTGGAGCC AGTTGGTAATGCTGCTGGAATGGTGGTCAGGCACAGAGTGCACCTTGTTCTCAGATGAAGCCACAGTGAACACCTTTGGGAAAGAACACGTCATCATCATCTTGAATCACAACTTTGAAATCGACTTCTTGTGCGGCTGGACTATGACAGAGCGCTTCGGAGTGCTAGGG aGTTCCAAAGTTCTTGCTAAGAGAGAGCTACTATATGTGCCCCTAATTGGCTGGACATGGTACTTCCTTGAGATTGTtttctgcaaaaggaaatgggaagaagACAGAGATACGGTTATTGAAGGATTAAAACGTTTGGCTGATTATCCTGAATATATGTGG TTTCTCCTGTACTGTGAAGGAACTCGTTTTACAGAGACCAAGCATCGGATCAGTATGGAGGTAGCTGAATCCAAGGGGTTGCCCAAACTGAAATACCACCTGTTGCCCAGAACCAAAGGTTTCACCACTGCTGTCCAGTGTCTCAGGGGAACAG tTTCAGCAGTGTATGATGTAACACTaaatttcagaggaaacaaGAACCCGTCTTTATTAGGAATTCTTTATGGAAAGAAATATGAAGCAGATATGTGTGTAAG GAGATTTCCTCTGGAAGATATCCCTCAAGATGAAAAGGAAGCTGCAAACTGGCTTCACAAGCTTTACCAGGAAAAG GATGCTTTGCAAGAGATGTATAATCAGGAAGGCATATTTCCTGGCCAGCAGTTTAAACCACCTAGGAGACCATGGACTCTCctaaactttcttttttgggCCACagttcttctctctcctcttttcacATTTGGCTTTGGAGTTTTTGCAAGTGGATCACCTCTCCTTATCCTTGCATTCCTGGGACTTGTTGGAGCAG cttCCTTTGGAGTTCGTAGACTGATAGGAgtaactgaaatagaaaaaggCTCCAGCTACGGCAACCAAGAAttcaagaaaaaggaataa
- the AGPAT3 gene encoding 1-acyl-sn-glycerol-3-phosphate acyltransferase gamma isoform X2, which produces MLLEWWSGTECTLFSDEATVNTFGKEHVIIILNHNFEIDFLCGWTMTERFGVLGSSKVLAKRELLYVPLIGWTWYFLEIVFCKRKWEEDRDTVIEGLKRLADYPEYMWFLLYCEGTRFTETKHRISMEVAESKGLPKLKYHLLPRTKGFTTAVQCLRGTVSAVYDVTLNFRGNKNPSLLGILYGKKYEADMCVRRFPLEDIPQDEKEAANWLHKLYQEKDALQEMYNQEGIFPGQQFKPPRRPWTLLNFLFWATVLLSPLFTFGFGVFASGSPLLILAFLGLVGAASFGVRRLIGVTEIEKGSSYGNQEFKKKE; this is translated from the exons ATGCTGCTGGAATGGTGGTCAGGCACAGAGTGCACCTTGTTCTCAGATGAAGCCACAGTGAACACCTTTGGGAAAGAACACGTCATCATCATCTTGAATCACAACTTTGAAATCGACTTCTTGTGCGGCTGGACTATGACAGAGCGCTTCGGAGTGCTAGGG aGTTCCAAAGTTCTTGCTAAGAGAGAGCTACTATATGTGCCCCTAATTGGCTGGACATGGTACTTCCTTGAGATTGTtttctgcaaaaggaaatgggaagaagACAGAGATACGGTTATTGAAGGATTAAAACGTTTGGCTGATTATCCTGAATATATGTGG TTTCTCCTGTACTGTGAAGGAACTCGTTTTACAGAGACCAAGCATCGGATCAGTATGGAGGTAGCTGAATCCAAGGGGTTGCCCAAACTGAAATACCACCTGTTGCCCAGAACCAAAGGTTTCACCACTGCTGTCCAGTGTCTCAGGGGAACAG tTTCAGCAGTGTATGATGTAACACTaaatttcagaggaaacaaGAACCCGTCTTTATTAGGAATTCTTTATGGAAAGAAATATGAAGCAGATATGTGTGTAAG GAGATTTCCTCTGGAAGATATCCCTCAAGATGAAAAGGAAGCTGCAAACTGGCTTCACAAGCTTTACCAGGAAAAG GATGCTTTGCAAGAGATGTATAATCAGGAAGGCATATTTCCTGGCCAGCAGTTTAAACCACCTAGGAGACCATGGACTCTCctaaactttcttttttgggCCACagttcttctctctcctcttttcacATTTGGCTTTGGAGTTTTTGCAAGTGGATCACCTCTCCTTATCCTTGCATTCCTGGGACTTGTTGGAGCAG cttCCTTTGGAGTTCGTAGACTGATAGGAgtaactgaaatagaaaaaggCTCCAGCTACGGCAACCAAGAAttcaagaaaaaggaataa